Proteins co-encoded in one Brassica rapa cultivar Chiifu-401-42 chromosome A02, CAAS_Brap_v3.01, whole genome shotgun sequence genomic window:
- the LOC103851111 gene encoding polcalcin Bra r 1, which translates to MADAEHERIFKKFDTDGDGKISAAELEEALKKLGSVTPDDVTRMMAKIDTDGDGNISFQEFTEFASANPGLMKDVAKVF; encoded by the coding sequence ATGGCTGATGCTGAGCACGAACGTATATTCAAGAAATTTGACACTGACGGCGATGGTAAAATATCAGCAGCCGAACTTGAAGAAGCTCTTAAGAAACTTGGCTCGGTGACCCCTGATGACGTGACTCGTATGATGGCTAAAATCGATACTGATGGTGATGGAAACATATCGTTTCAAGAATTCACCGAGTTTGCATCTGCCAATCCTGGACTCATGAAGGATGTTGCCAAAGTTTTCTAG
- the LOC103851250 gene encoding uncharacterized protein LOC103851250: MARCPLVIGFDPRGIVDLEARWTSLCTTPCLPPTGVVASHLFPWILWALWKERNKFVFNGASAVPAACLTAAISAAKEWEQALSSEKKPPPKASLAPQAHHPASTFIVRTDAAWHKEERKAGLGWTVKASFTPVMCHKRPIHHVSSALLAEGLAAREALLFCRDRGMDRIHLESDSSQLIKAIQQEEPVIEIHGVLADILHLTKSLFVSFSCSWIPRNLNLVADSLSKEGLCMDEDVIAST; the protein is encoded by the coding sequence ATGGCGAGATGCCCCCTGGTTATAGGCTTTGACCCCAGAGGAATAGTAGATTTGGAAGCTCGATGGACGTCCCTCTGCACCACCCCTTGTCTGCCCCCTACAGGAGTCGTCGCCAGCCACTTATTTCCATGGATCCTCTGGGCGCTGTGGAAAGAACGTAATAAATTTGTCTTCAACGGTGCCTCGGCGGTCCCTGCAGCCTGCCTGACCGCAGCCATTTCAGCAGCTAAGGAATGGGAACAAGCTCTCAGCTCGGAAAAGAAACCCCCACCAAAGGCGTCCCTAGCTCCACAAGCCCATCATCCAGCCTCCACTTTTATTGTACGAACAGACGCAGCATGGCACAAGGAGGAGAGGAAGGCAGGCCTAGGGTGGACAGTGAAGGCTTCATTTACTCCGGTGATGTGCCACAAGAGACCAATTCACCATGTCTCCTCAGCACTGTTGGCTGAAGGCTTAGCGGCCAGAGAAGCTTTACTCTTTTGCAGAGATCGGGGCATGGATCGCATTCATCTTGAATCGGATTCCTCCCAGCTCATTAAAGCCATACAGCAAGAAGAGCCTGTAATAGAAATCCATGGAGTTCTCGCAGACATTCTCCATCTTACCAAGTCgctctttgtttctttttcttgctcTTGGATCCCTAGGAATCTTAATCTTGTGGCTGATTCCTTGTCTAAGGAAGGCCTTTGTATGGATGAGGACGTTATTGCCTCCACCTAA
- the LOC103851107 gene encoding heavy metal-associated isoprenylated plant protein 21, giving the protein MGAFDYISSFCSYTYSNAKTKRKPLQTVDIKVKMDCDGCERRVRNVVRRMKGVKSVEVNRKQSRITVNGHVDPNKVLKRVKSTGKKAEFWPYIPQHMVYYPFDTGMYDKRAPAGHIRNPTQAFPAANTPGENYVSLFSDDNVQAACSIM; this is encoded by the exons ATGGGTGCATTTGATTATATCTCTAGCTTCTGTTCTTATACATACTCTAATGCCAAAACCAAGCGTAAGCCATTGCAG ACGGTGGATATCAAGGTGAAAATGGACTGTGATGGTTGTGAAAGAAGAGTTAGAAACGTGGTTCGTCGCATGAAAG GCGTGAAATCGGTGGAGGTAAACCGGAAACAGAGCCGGATAACGGTGAACGGTCACGTGGATCCAAACAAGGTGTTGAAAAGAGTGAAGAGCACAGGGAAGAAGGCAGAGTTTTGGCCTTACATACCTCAGCATATGGTCTACTACCCATTTGACACTGGCATGTACGACAAACGTGCCCCCGCAGGCCACATCCGCAACCCCACACAAGCGTTTCCAGCTGCAAACACACCTGGTGAGAACTACGTTTCACTCTTCAGTGACGACAACGTCCAGGCCGCTTGTTCCATCATGTGA
- the LOC103851112 gene encoding maltose excess protein 1, chloroplastic, translating into MSLTGNRFLILPTPPPRASFVSTPPFSRLPLKRASPGGVTSSSAVNNCRVLSLTRWNPIASTRRRLVPVRAIDSDIPHPIKEYEEWDAWTAKFSGGANVPFLMLQLPQIILNAQNLLAGNNTALSAVPWLGMLTGLLGNLSLLSYFAKKREKEAAVVQTLGVISTYVVLVQLTMAGAMPVQYFVATSAVVTVGLVLNCLFYFGKLGTTVWGLWEDFITVGGLSVLPQIMWSTFVPLVPNSILPGATAFVIAVAAVIMARTGKLSEEGVRFVGSLSGWTATLMFMWMPVSQMWTNFLNPDNIKGLSPITMVLAMMGNGLMIPRALFIRDLMWFTGSMWATLFYGYGNILCLYMLNCTSKSFFAAATIGLISWIGLALWRDAMAYGHNSPFRSLKELVFGP; encoded by the exons ATGTCTCTCACTGGTAACCGCTTCTTGATTCTCCCGACTCCTCCTCCTCGCGCTTCCTTCGTCTCTACACCTCCCTTCTCCCGCCTCCCGCTGAAGCGTGCTTCTCCCGGTGGTGTTACCTCTTCTTCCGCCGTCAATAACTGCCGTGTCTTATCTCTGACTCGGTGGAATCCGATCGCTTCAACTCGCCGCCGACTCGTCCCCGTACGTGCAATTGACTCAGACATTCCTCACCCGATCAAGGAATACGAAGAATGGGACGCATGGACGGCCAAGTTCTCCGGCGGAGCCAACGTCCCGTTTCTAATGCTTCAGTTGCCACAGATCATCCTCAATGCTCAGAATCTTTTGGCCGGAAACAACACAGCCCTCTCCGCCGTCCCATGGCTG GGGATGTTGACTGGTTTGTTAGGGAACCTTTCGTTGCTTTCATATTTcgcaaagaagagagaaaaggaagCAGCTGTGGTGCAAACACTTGGAGTTATCTCCACTTACGTTGTTCTTGTGCAGCTCACAATGGCTGGAGCTATGCCTGTGCAGTATTTTGTTGCTACTTCCGCCGTTGTGACGGTTGGTTTGGTGTTGAACTGTTTGTTCTATTTTGGTAAGCTTGGGACGACTGTGTGGGGATTGTGGGAAGACTTTATCACTGTTGGTGGACTCTCCGTTCTTCCTCAA ATCATGTGGTCAACTTTTGTCCCTCTGGTACCGAACAGTATCTTGCCTGGGGCAACTGCTTTTGTTATTGCTGTAGCGGCTGTGATCATG GCTCGAACGGGGAAACTCTCAGAGGAAGGTGTTAGGTTTGTTGGTTCTTTATCTGGATGGACAGCCACACTTATGTTCATGTGGATGCCAGTTTCTCAAATG TGGACAAACTTCCTAAACCCAGACAACATAAAAGGCTTATCACCAATCACAATGGTACTTGCGATGATGGGAAACGGACTTATGATCCCACGAGCATTATTTATCCGCGATTTGATGTG GTTCACCGGTTCAATGTGGGCAACTCTCTTTTATGGATATGGGAACATTCTGTGCTTATACAT GTTAAACTGCACCAGCAAGTCATTCTTTGCGGCGGCAACAATTGGTTTGATCTCATGGATAG GACTTGCTTTGTGGAGAGATGCAATGGCTTATGGTCACAACTCGCCGTTTAGATCACTGAAGGAGCTGGTTTTTGGGCCGTAG
- the LOC103851110 gene encoding uncharacterized protein LOC103851110: MFLRRVSPLFCTITKRSQSRFLSSPANSAQNWASRHYLQATRSYASGGRKDYNLFGNVKPGDADFRKVWEKDMKDDDDDDDTLWSASEDEANDKGRNRLEKEVKKARQQAKASSDLIDADDSDELYSVWSGSDEEKTLWTGDEGDDDDDIPTEPHPNEASDKYLDKLFEFEEKPKYRTISELLKSENEPEELSPGKQARKLAVENALKKLNKGPDGRYTNVWEVMSDVDILIGAFENIISGPEYEELRKGGPKRLNMQFFKDIQTKMRDPNFKFTPEIKLKPKSKLVPRKKWQKAQSRRRKAQKR; encoded by the exons ATGTTCCTGCGAAGAGTCTCTCCTCTGTTCTGTACCATAACCAAAAG ATCACAAAGTCGCTTCCTTTCGAGTCCGGCTAACTCTGCCCAAAACTGGGCATCTCGCCACTACTTACAAG CTACTCGTTCATACGCAAGTGGAGGACGTAAAGACTACAATCTCTTTGGTAATGTCAAACCAGGCGATGCTGACTTTAGAAAAGTCTGGGAGAAAGATAtgaaggatgatgatgatgatgatgatactcTATGGTCAGCAAGTGAAGACGAAGCCAATGATAAAGGAAGAAACCGTCTTGAGAAAGAGGTTAAGAAAGCTAGGCAACAAGCTAAAGCCTCCTCAGATCTAATCGACGCAGACGACAGTGACGAGCTATACAGTGTCTGGTCCGGAAGCGACGAGGAGAAAACGTTATGGACCGGCGACGAAGgcgacgacgacgacgatatTCCGACAGAGCCACACCCAAACGAAGCATCTGACAAGTACTTGGACAAGTTGTTCGAGTTCGAGGAGAAGCCAAAGTACAGAACAATCTCTGAGCTGTTGAAATCCGAGAACGAGCCCGAGGAGCTTTCGCCTGGTAAACAGGCGAGGAAGCTCGCGGTTGAGAACGCGTTGAAGAAGCTGAACAAAGGGCCTGACGGGCGTTACACTAACGTCTGGGAAGTGATGAGCGATGTGGATATTCTGATTGGTGCGTTTGAGAATATTATCTCGGGGCCTGAGTATGAAGAGCTGAGGAAAGGTGGACCCAAGAGGTTGAACATGCAGTTTTTCAAGGATATACAAACAAAGATGAGAGATCCGAACTTCAAATTTACGCCTGAGATAAAGCTGAAGCCTAAGAGTAAACTTGTGCCTAGGAAGAAATGGCAGAAGGCTCAGTCTAGAAGAAGGAAAGCTCAGAAGCGGTAA